Below is a window of Phoenix dactylifera cultivar Barhee BC4 chromosome 7, palm_55x_up_171113_PBpolish2nd_filt_p, whole genome shotgun sequence DNA.
ttagttaattaaataattaaagtttgtgttttaatcaggggttcgtgatatctgtggcagggattCTTAAGCTAACCCAGGTAGGTAACCTTGCTTAAAGTATGATTTACATGTACTATGCATATGTGTGATTATTTCCAGCATAttgatatgttttatattcttggcaGTATTATCATTTAGAAGCATGTTTTTGACTGTAAATCGATCATCTGAAAATCTATTATGCATATATATTGGTTTTGAAAACTTATGTTTATATTAAGTTTGATTGTTGGAATTTGTGGATGTGATTTTGGAGACCGCGTGACTATTGTCTAGGATTCCCGCCAATGGGGTGgaaacgttggccctgtcgacttgtatgaggagctagttccggcactatggggtgttttggctctgcggagcatgctctgaggagcagagattggggcaccctggggtgcagcactgcggtgcagggctccatttggagcagagtgttgacacttcggtgtgaccatgccactgggtgatgtggccgtagtcatgcggtagatatgtggattatgttatgcgtgatatgatagactaagatggtatatatatatatatattacttgagtatcggattggtttgcggatcatcatatttatttgtgcacatgacctgtagttatattgcatatgctttaatacatgttatcgtgactttatgcatgttgttacctactgagctgttgtagctcatacctgtttttgacataattgcaggagatgattgatgggggattcgggaggagaggacttatgacattggacatagatagatttagattcattttgtcataagtaattgatcttgtaaataaatgttaccaactttatttgagacatttgaaattgaattattgatttgattatcataaatgatagatttttagtattgatattgtgatctgatgttgtgacttgagtgtctgattattcagccttgcacgcccgtgcggtccgccgtgcgggtgtgcggcgtctggcgcgtcccgggcctaagttcgggttcggggcgtgacagatttagtggtatcagagcttaggttaaCGATCATTAGGGACATCAGAACAAAAGAACAATAACTAATGAAAACCCTAGGAGCATAGGGACATATGTGAGGAAATAAGAGTGGGGTAGTAAACTCATAGGATGATTTTTGACTTAACCCTAACTTGTGGTATTATGTCTGTATCAGGATGCCGCCCCGCCGTGCTCGTGTACCACCTCGTCGTCTGATTGAGACGATGGGAGATGATCCGGCGACTCCTCGCCCAGCTGAGCGAGTTCAGGAAGAGGAGATTGCTCCGACAGTTTTAGACCGATCAGAACAGGATCAGGCGGGAGGATCGACCCCAGTATTGGAACTGGTCAGGGAGGTGATTGGGCTGGTCAGACAGCAGAGggacccacagccacagcatccCTCTGCTAGCTCGTCGGATCAGGGGAGGAGCATTGCAGAATTCCGGAAGTTGGCTCCTCCGGCCTTCAAGGGAACCACAGATCCCCAGGAGGCCGAACACTGGCTAGACGAGATGGAGAAGGCCTTCAGGGCCATGGGATGCTCCGAGGAGGAGAGAGTCATATATGCTACTTATATGCTCCAGGACCGGGCACACCACTGGTGGGAGTCAGTGGAGCGGACCATGATACAGGATATCGGGACTGTGACTTGGGCTGGATTTCGGACGGCTTTTTATTCCAAATATTTTCCGTCCAGCCGTGTCAGAGAGTTGGAGAGAGAGTTCCTGAGTCTCTCTCAGGGGAGTATGTCAGTTGAGGATTACGAGGCAGAGTTCGATAGATTGTCTCGTTTTGCACCCTCCCTCGTCCAGGACCCTATAGCCAGGATGAGTAGATTTGAGGAGGGATTGAGACCCCACCTGCGTCGAGGCTTGGCTGCTGTTCATTGGACCGACTATGATGATCTTGTAGACAGAGCGAAGAATATGGAGATTATCTGGAAAGAGACGCAGGAAGCACATAAAGGGAGGCTGAAGAGGGCCAGAGATTCTGATTCGGATAGTGAGCGGCATGTACGTCGACCCGTGCAGATCCGTCACGGAGCAGGACAGCGAGCTCCACCTGGGAGGACTGCACCAGAGCACCGGGTGATATCAGGAACCTGTTATTTTTGCAGTCAGATTGGACACAAGGCCATTGATTGTCCCCGGAGACTGCCCAGGGTTGGAGCATGTTACAGATGTGGCCAACAGGGCCACAAGATGGCTCAGTGTCCTCAGACCCAGTCTAGGACTATTGTCTGTTATGGGTGTGGTCAGCCGGGCCACAGGATTTCTAGTTGTCCCCGGGCCGGATTTGTGCAGAGGCCACCGAGCGCTAGGGCTCCTCAGCGGCAGattccccctgatccagcacagaTTTCTCAGCCAGCCGCTCCCAGACAGCAGACAGGAGGAGGGTCTCGCACCCAGGGACGGGTATATGCACTGACacagcaggatgctcaggcatccaacacgGCAGTGACAGGTACCTTATTAGTACATTCTACTTATGCATATGCACTATTCGACTCAGGGGCCACACACTCTTTTATTTCATCTACATATGTGCATaagcatgatatattttgctcacCCTTGGAGAGGGAATTATGTGTGAGTACCCCAGCTGGGGGTAAGATGATCACTTCACTGATATGCAAGTCTTGCCCAGTAATTGTAGAGGGTAGAGACTTGAAAGCTGACCTTATTGTCATGGACTTACATGAATTTGATTTAATTCTGGGTATGGATTGGTTAGCTATATATCACGCTACCATTGACTGCTTCTCGAAGCGGGTGACTTTCCGAATCCCTGACAttgaagagttttattttgtggGTGATGGAGGGTGTGTCTCCTCTCAGATAGTGGCAGCCTTACAGGGTATTCGGTCTCTCAGGaaggggtgctctgtgtatatgGCGGCCGTCATGGATTCTGAGCAGTCGGAACAGAAAATTGAAGACATACCCGTGGTCAGGGAATACCCTGATGTTTTTCCTGATGAGCTTCCTGGTTTACCACCAGTTAGAGAGGTAGAATTTGCCATTGATCTAAACCCTGGTACGGCACCCATATCTAGACCTCCTTACAGAATGGCCCCGGCTGAACTAAAAGAACTGAAGGAACAGTTACAGGAGCTATTGGATCTGGGTTTCATTCGACCCCAGTGTCTCTCCTTGGGGTGCACCAGTGTTatttgtgaggaagaaggacggCAGTATGAGGCTATGCATTGATTTCCGGGAAATTAACAAAGTGACTATCAAGAACAGGTACCTCCTGCCCCGGATTGATGACTTGTTTGATCAGCTTCAGGGTGCCCAGGTGTTTTCAAAGATTGATCTGCGATCTGGATATCATCAGTTGAGGATAAAGGAGTCTGATATAGCCAAGACTGCCTTCCGCACCAGATATGGCCATTATGAGTATCTGGTGATGCCTTTCGGGTTGACAAATGCTCCAGCTGCATTTATGGATCTGATGAATAGGGTATTTAAACCTTTCTTGGACAAATTTGTAATTGTGTTTATTGATGACATTTTAATCTATTCCAAGAGTCATACTGAGCATGAGCAACACTTGAAAattgttttgaaaattttgagacAGAAT
It encodes the following:
- the LOC120111263 gene encoding uncharacterized protein LOC120111263, producing the protein MGDDPATPRPAERVQEEEIAPTVLDRSEQDQAGGSTPVLELVREVIGLVRQQRDPQPQHPSASSSDQGRSIAEFRKLAPPAFKGTTDPQEAEHWLDEMEKAFRAMGCSEEERVIYATYMLQDRAHHWWESVERTMIQDIGTVTWAGFRTAFYSKYFPSSRVRELEREFLSLSQGSMSVEDYEAEFDRLSRFAPSLVQDPIARMSRFEEGLRPHLRRGLAAVHWTDYDDLVDRAKNMEIIWKETQEAHKGRLKRARDSDSDSERHVRRPVQIRHGAGQRAPPGRTAPEHRVISGTCYFCSQIGHKAIDCPRRLPRVGACYRCGQQGHKMAQCPQTQSRTIVCYGCGQPGHRISSCPRAGFVQRPPSARAPQRQIPPDPAQISQPAAPRQQTGGGSRTQGRVYALTQQDAQASNTAVTGTLLVHSTYAYALFDSGATHSFISSTYVHKHDIFCSPLERELCVSTPAGGKMITSLICKSCPVIVEGRDLKADLIVMDLHEFDLILGMDWLAIYHATIDCFSKRVTFRIPDIEEFYFVGDGGCVSSQIVAALQGIRSLRKGCSVYMAAVMDSEQSEQKIEDIPVVREYPDVFPDELPGLPPVREVEFAIDLNPVSLLGVHQCYL